One Bacteroidota bacterium genomic window carries:
- a CDS encoding carboxypeptidase-like regulatory domain-containing protein: MCFLFVTKTCLYSYKHTMKKLLLLLFVAITYYSAVGQNITVEGAVTDASDKSQLAYVNIYQKGTTHGTYSDLKGNFTIDLPSAGGILVFSYMGYEKYEVKITKSTRLEVKMKPLAMSLEETVVLPGENPADVIMRKVNDNRKKHDPENLETFSYKSYNKFVVNINRDIDSAFFNENDTLESFEDTLVNKMNLFLMESITEKLYKKPGKYKETVEASRISGLQNGQYALLATEIQSFSFYKNYVKILGKEYLSPIAEGNTRKYLFILQDTVEEAGETAYVIYYQPRKNKNFDGLSGLLYIHTQNFAVLKATAKMEESGGFSTQVVQNYKKMGEDVYFPSLFTSEFIFAGVSIGLEDTTKKKSYKLTPLGKAKTTLYAINLAPTLKNSQFDNVELDFAPDALNKDAEFWDKNRQEKLDAKDSLTYVIVDSVGKELNLDRRLEFLRIAQTGKLPLGFVNVHLADIITFNNFEGVRLGARVSTNDRLSRRFSVGGFYAYGFKDVHSKFGGNGTLYFNKTKSSYFDVLYSNDVMETGMQPVGQYNVPKFESMRYLYISVMDRVERSKATFGTRLLRYITAEVGVERVNKLATSTYRYGDGLQQYYRFSNAVVSLRWAPGEKLVRSFGELRARDTKWPVVYATFTKGFNNVMDGQFDFFRTDLIAEYDFRVRHAGHSYMRLMAGNTEGNVPYTELHFGKSGFNNKNLSIVTSWAFETMRFNEFFGDRYAALFFRHNFGSLLFKTKKFSPDVIFVTNMYISGFDNNGAHKNFGLKPADKGFFESGIQIDNILRIKFTGYGVGAFYRYGPYSFDKPAKNLAIKLSVSTPLNF; the protein is encoded by the coding sequence ATGTGTTTTCTGTTTGTAACAAAAACATGCCTTTATTCGTATAAGCATACGATGAAAAAACTACTACTTCTACTTTTTGTAGCAATTACCTACTACTCAGCCGTTGGGCAAAATATTACGGTTGAAGGTGCAGTTACTGACGCATCAGACAAAAGCCAGTTAGCCTACGTAAATATTTATCAAAAAGGGACTACCCACGGTACTTACAGTGACTTGAAAGGTAACTTTACTATCGACCTTCCTAGTGCAGGCGGAATACTTGTGTTTAGCTACATGGGCTATGAAAAGTACGAGGTGAAAATAACCAAATCAACCCGATTGGAGGTGAAGATGAAGCCTCTGGCAATGTCTTTAGAAGAAACTGTGGTGTTGCCGGGCGAAAATCCTGCGGACGTTATTATGCGTAAGGTAAATGATAACCGCAAAAAACACGATCCTGAAAATCTGGAAACGTTTAGCTACAAAAGCTATAACAAGTTTGTGGTAAACATTAACCGTGATATTGACAGTGCATTTTTTAACGAAAACGATACCCTTGAGAGTTTTGAGGATACGCTGGTGAATAAGATGAACCTGTTTTTGATGGAGAGCATTACCGAAAAGCTGTATAAGAAACCCGGAAAATATAAGGAAACAGTAGAGGCAAGCAGGATATCGGGCTTGCAAAACGGTCAATATGCTTTATTGGCTACCGAAATACAGTCGTTCTCGTTTTATAAAAACTATGTGAAAATATTGGGTAAAGAATACCTGAGTCCGATAGCTGAGGGTAATACCCGTAAGTATCTGTTTATTTTACAAGATACAGTAGAAGAGGCCGGCGAAACTGCTTACGTGATTTATTACCAGCCACGTAAGAACAAGAATTTTGACGGACTAAGCGGGTTACTTTACATACATACCCAAAATTTTGCTGTATTGAAAGCTACTGCCAAAATGGAAGAAAGCGGAGGGTTTTCTACCCAAGTAGTGCAGAATTATAAAAAAATGGGTGAGGATGTGTATTTCCCGTCACTGTTTACTTCTGAGTTTATTTTTGCAGGAGTTTCGATAGGGCTTGAAGATACCACTAAGAAGAAAAGCTATAAGCTAACTCCTTTGGGCAAAGCTAAAACTACATTGTATGCCATAAACTTAGCACCAACACTTAAAAACAGCCAGTTTGATAATGTTGAACTTGATTTTGCACCTGACGCACTAAATAAAGATGCTGAGTTTTGGGATAAAAACAGGCAGGAAAAACTGGATGCTAAAGATTCTTTAACCTATGTGATTGTTGATAGCGTTGGTAAGGAACTGAACCTTGACCGCAGGCTTGAGTTTTTAAGGATTGCACAAACGGGTAAACTGCCTCTTGGTTTTGTAAACGTGCATCTGGCCGATATTATAACTTTTAACAACTTTGAAGGCGTACGTTTGGGTGCTCGTGTATCTACCAACGACAGGCTTAGCCGCAGATTTAGCGTGGGTGGTTTTTATGCTTATGGTTTCAAAGACGTTCACAGCAAGTTTGGAGGTAATGGTACGCTGTACTTCAACAAAACCAAATCGTCATACTTTGATGTATTGTATAGCAACGATGTAATGGAAACCGGTATGCAGCCCGTGGGGCAATACAACGTTCCCAAATTTGAGTCGATGCGCTATTTGTACATATCTGTAATGGATAGGGTAGAGCGCAGCAAGGCAACCTTTGGCACACGATTACTTAGGTACATAACTGCCGAGGTGGGAGTAGAGCGTGTAAACAAACTGGCTACTTCAACCTACCGCTATGGTGATGGTTTGCAGCAATATTACCGTTTTTCAAATGCCGTGGTATCATTGCGTTGGGCACCGGGCGAAAAACTGGTACGCTCTTTTGGTGAGTTAAGAGCTAGGGATACCAAATGGCCGGTTGTGTATGCAACTTTTACCAAAGGCTTTAATAATGTAATGGATGGGCAGTTTGATTTTTTCCGTACTGATTTGATTGCTGAATATGATTTTAGGGTGCGCCATGCAGGGCATAGCTATATGCGTTTGATGGCAGGTAATACCGAAGGCAATGTACCCTATACCGAGTTGCACTTTGGTAAATCAGGCTTTAATAACAAAAACCTTAGTATAGTTACCTCGTGGGCGTTTGAAACCATGCGTTTTAATGAGTTTTTTGGCGATAGGTATGCGGCATTGTTTTTCCGTCACAACTTTGGCAGCCTGTTATTCAAAACCAAAAAATTCAGCCCCGATGTGATTTTTGTTACCAATATGTACATCAGCGGGTTTGATAACAACGGGGCACACAAAAACTTCGGTCTTAAACCTGCGGATAAAGGCTTTTTTGAAAGCGGTATTCAAATCGATAATATTTTACGGATAAAATTTACCGGCTACGGAGTAGGAGCATTTTACCGTTACGGTCCGTATAGCTTTGATAAGCCCGCTAAAAACTTAGCCATTAAACTAAGTGTATCAACCCCGTTGAATTTTTAA
- a CDS encoding glycosyltransferase family 9 protein, with product MKLRAKQFIDGVLGGLLVIFNLMVARPLGLLLRRDHTLRKDPEYIIVIKMLGLGSLLLASDALVSLKKRYPNAKLILISGKGVVPGIVPTGLFHHVWVMDDSSLPNLLRSSVAILTKSWGLKNRWLVDLEVYSKLTTIFSLWTMSLNRFGFQLNKVHFRNFLNTHNCYFNQFCNVQDNYRSLVRMMGVEEFTEFTIPIKDSAGRTNEAGKKYIAINNTCSELGGYLRKIPAQTLQAICTHILQTTPYNIAFTGAPSDFKDNEAFISQYLSNAGERVENIAGKYGFAEYYRFLHEECVLMLTIDSAPLFIALKTGLPTVSVWGPTNPTHRLSADTINSARHKVHYLAVECSPCLHHTKVLPCGGNNFCMKNMQAADIHTQIQSVISAL from the coding sequence ATGAAACTACGCGCCAAGCAATTTATCGATGGGGTATTAGGCGGCCTGCTGGTTATTTTTAACCTGATGGTAGCCCGCCCGCTTGGTTTGTTATTGCGTCGCGACCATACTTTACGTAAAGATCCTGAATACATTATTGTAATAAAAATGCTGGGGCTGGGCAGTTTGTTGCTGGCCAGTGATGCATTAGTTTCACTGAAAAAACGCTACCCAAATGCCAAACTGATACTGATTAGCGGCAAGGGAGTAGTACCTGGCATAGTGCCAACAGGTCTTTTTCACCACGTTTGGGTGATGGACGATAGCAGTCTTCCTAATCTATTGCGTTCATCGGTTGCAATACTTACCAAAAGCTGGGGTTTAAAAAACCGTTGGCTGGTTGATTTAGAAGTATATTCAAAACTAACCACTATCTTTTCGTTGTGGACCATGTCGCTTAACCGCTTCGGGTTTCAGTTAAATAAAGTACACTTCCGTAATTTCCTAAATACCCACAACTGCTATTTCAATCAGTTTTGCAATGTGCAAGACAATTACCGCAGCCTTGTGCGCATGATGGGTGTTGAAGAGTTTACCGAGTTTACAATCCCTATAAAAGACAGTGCAGGCCGCACTAACGAAGCAGGCAAAAAGTACATTGCCATTAACAATACTTGCAGCGAGTTGGGCGGTTATTTACGAAAAATCCCTGCGCAAACACTACAGGCCATTTGCACACATATACTGCAAACCACTCCATATAATATAGCTTTCACAGGTGCTCCCTCTGATTTTAAAGATAACGAAGCGTTTATCAGCCAATATTTAAGCAATGCAGGTGAACGAGTAGAAAATATTGCAGGCAAGTATGGGTTTGCTGAGTACTACCGCTTTTTGCACGAAGAGTGTGTGTTGATGCTCACCATTGATTCAGCACCATTATTTATAGCATTAAAAACAGGCTTACCAACGGTATCGGTTTGGGGGCCTACCAATCCTACCCACCGCTTGTCGGCTGATACTATTAATAGTGCCCGTCATAAAGTACATTATCTTGCTGTAGAGTGCTCACCCTGCCTGCACCATACCAAAGTATTGCCTTGTGGCGGCAACAACTTTTGCATGAAAAATATGCAAGCCGCCGATATACATACTCAAATACAAAGTGTAATTTCGGCACTTTAA
- a CDS encoding RNA polymerase sigma factor, with amino-acid sequence MTEQQYNQSVDMYADGLYRFILKNIRDEFEADNIVQNTFEKLWVRRSEVLFEKVKPYLFKIAYNNMIDVIRQNKRWTQIEEGVHDSELPANEYSGLREALNKGLERLPEKQRTVVLLRDYEGYSYEEICEIAGLTIEQVKVYIYRARMALKEFIGKPEVLI; translated from the coding sequence ATGACAGAACAGCAGTATAACCAAAGCGTGGATATGTATGCTGACGGCCTTTACAGGTTTATCCTTAAAAACATTAGGGATGAGTTTGAGGCCGACAACATTGTTCAGAATACGTTTGAAAAACTGTGGGTGCGCCGCAGTGAGGTGTTGTTTGAAAAAGTGAAGCCCTACTTGTTTAAGATAGCCTATAACAACATGATTGATGTGATAAGGCAAAACAAGCGGTGGACACAAATTGAGGAAGGGGTACACGATAGTGAACTGCCTGCCAACGAATACAGCGGATTGCGTGAAGCCCTTAATAAAGGCTTGGAACGATTGCCCGAAAAACAACGCACAGTGGTGTTGCTTCGCGATTATGAGGGGTATAGTTATGAAGAGATTTGCGAAATAGCGGGGCTAACCATAGAGCAAGTGAAGGTATACATATACCGCGCACGCATGGCATTAAAAGAATTTATAGGAAAACCTGAAGTGCTGATATGA
- a CDS encoding T9SS type A sorting domain-containing protein, translating into MKKLLLTVLLATAASYAGFAQVHQCATDDVYKQMVEQDPTILQRKELFDQQALEKSKELVKKTGQVRIIPVVFHIFHKAGNENISDAQIQRELDILNESFRRTSPKSSQTRDVFKGVACDMEIELRLARKDPKGNCTNGIVRIYEEETENGTNNIKLKSVWPTDRYLNVWITEEIVNNTNLPGIAGYAQFPWSGSYNTDGVIIRSDQISDMGTSNPGNATTVTHEIGHWLGLLHTFQDSCLGGDKVDDTPPCADNRSTILSCDYNRNTCGTDNPDLPDQIENFMDYTIGTCQNMFTIGQKARVDATMENWRPYLWSVQNMIATGTDVPNAPAACAPIADFYSIDNQRSRSQFACAGGAAIDFRDNSYNYAGTITRQWIFEGGTPATSSATNPTVSYAQAGKFDVTLIVSNVNGTDTMVMEDYIEVIPTSAPQTGPYTQDFEFPVFPTDGWFTNSTTFTDYRIVDVGQGTVFENNSRTLMAPNGNGISGSRFDLYSPSLNLAVMSSPVVSFHYAFAQRLNSAGNGLTADALRVYYSADCGQSWLQLWARSGAQLGTVGSGTPGNTSFVPADRSKWRQVVIALPGTITAAQRQNIRFRFQFVSNGGNNFYIDAINFGFPSSVEDEFYTSEENFNVYPNPTANKTNVGVTLMRDSEVKVSVTDILGREVAVIANGKFAQGAQEFAFDAAQYNATPGLYFVQLNVNGNVFTKKLMVE; encoded by the coding sequence ATGAAAAAACTTCTATTAACAGTTTTACTGGCAACTGCGGCAAGCTATGCAGGCTTTGCTCAGGTGCACCAATGCGCAACTGATGATGTTTACAAGCAAATGGTAGAGCAAGACCCTACTATTTTGCAGCGCAAAGAACTATTTGACCAACAAGCGCTTGAAAAAAGTAAAGAGTTGGTGAAGAAAACAGGGCAAGTACGTATCATTCCCGTAGTATTTCACATTTTCCACAAAGCAGGTAACGAAAACATTTCTGACGCTCAAATACAACGCGAGTTGGATATTTTGAACGAAAGTTTCCGTCGTACCAGCCCTAAATCATCACAAACACGTGATGTATTTAAAGGTGTGGCTTGCGATATGGAAATTGAGTTGCGTTTGGCTCGTAAAGACCCTAAAGGTAACTGTACCAACGGTATTGTGAGGATTTATGAAGAAGAGACCGAAAACGGTACCAACAACATAAAACTTAAAAGTGTATGGCCTACTGACCGCTACTTGAACGTATGGATTACCGAGGAGATTGTGAACAACACAAACCTTCCAGGTATTGCCGGTTATGCTCAATTCCCTTGGTCGGGTAGCTACAATACTGATGGTGTTATTATCCGCTCAGACCAAATTAGTGATATGGGTACCAGTAACCCCGGTAACGCTACTACAGTTACTCACGAAATTGGTCACTGGTTAGGTTTGCTTCATACTTTCCAAGACAGCTGCTTAGGTGGTGATAAAGTTGACGATACCCCTCCATGCGCTGATAACAGGTCTACAATTCTTAGCTGTGATTACAACAGGAATACTTGTGGTACCGATAACCCAGATTTGCCAGACCAAATCGAAAACTTTATGGATTATACCATTGGTACTTGCCAAAACATGTTTACCATCGGCCAAAAAGCTCGTGTAGATGCAACGATGGAAAACTGGAGGCCTTACCTATGGTCAGTACAAAACATGATAGCTACAGGTACTGATGTTCCTAACGCTCCTGCTGCTTGTGCACCTATCGCTGATTTTTACTCAATCGACAACCAACGTTCACGCAGCCAATTTGCTTGCGCAGGCGGTGCGGCAATTGATTTTAGAGATAACTCATACAACTACGCAGGTACAATTACCCGTCAATGGATTTTTGAAGGCGGTACACCAGCAACTTCATCAGCTACCAACCCAACCGTATCTTACGCTCAGGCCGGTAAATTTGATGTTACTTTGATTGTAAGCAATGTAAACGGTACTGATACAATGGTAATGGAAGACTACATTGAAGTAATCCCAACCTCTGCTCCACAAACCGGTCCTTACACTCAAGATTTTGAATTCCCTGTATTCCCAACTGATGGTTGGTTTACTAACAGCACCACTTTCACTGATTACCGTATTGTTGATGTTGGTCAAGGTACCGTGTTTGAAAACAACTCACGTACATTGATGGCTCCTAACGGAAACGGTATTTCAGGTTCAAGGTTTGATTTGTATTCACCTTCACTAAACTTGGCAGTAATGTCAAGCCCTGTAGTATCATTCCACTATGCATTTGCACAAAGGTTAAATTCAGCCGGTAACGGTTTAACTGCTGATGCGTTGAGGGTTTATTACTCAGCCGACTGCGGACAAAGCTGGTTGCAACTATGGGCTCGTTCAGGTGCTCAATTAGGTACTGTAGGTTCAGGTACTCCCGGTAACACTTCATTTGTACCTGCCGACCGTTCAAAATGGCGTCAAGTTGTAATAGCACTTCCCGGTACTATTACTGCTGCTCAACGTCAAAACATCCGCTTCCGCTTCCAATTTGTAAGCAACGGCGGTAACAACTTCTACATTGATGCAATTAACTTCGGTTTCCCTTCATCAGTTGAAGATGAGTTTTATACTTCAGAAGAAAACTTTAACGTATATCCTAACCCTACTGCTAACAAAACTAACGTAGGTGTTACTTTGATGCGTGATAGCGAAGTTAAAGTAAGCGTAACCGACATTTTGGGCCGTGAGGTTGCTGTAATAGCAAACGGTAAATTTGCCCAAGGTGCTCAAGAGTTTGCGTTTGACGCTGCACAATACAACGCCACTCCCGGTTTGTATTTTGTACAACTAAATGTAAACGGTAACGTATTCACTAAAAAATTAATGGTTGAGTAA
- a CDS encoding M61 family metallopeptidase, translating to MKYTIFHTQPHQRYITIEATLENVEQDILEIQLPSWRPGRYELGNFAKNVRKFTVLDSNGNELPFFKVTKDLWQVQTLGNRAITISYQYFAAVLDAGSTYTDESMLYVNPVNCLVYETTSMDEPCELKLDIPDNFIIACALPSEGKTLKAQNFDELADSPLMASPTLEHYTTDVEGVTQHVWISGKHTLDAHRFVEEVAAYTREQVAVFNHFPSNGYHYLIHLMPNSFRHGVEHCHSTVIAMGPGTEFHTPEKHRDLLAICSHELFHFWNIKRLRPAVMLPYDYTKENYSTLGYVYEGITTYYGDYMLLRSGVNNFEAYSGEFSKDLQRHFDNTGRYNYSVADSSFDTWLDGYVPGTPGRKVSIYVEGMLAALIADVAIREATNNNANMDTVLKLMYDRCFMNGAGYTEEDYRAAIEEVSGLDMEAYFRDIIWGKGNIEKLLPQTLDKLGLELVVSPIADELERLYGIKAVRSNGHLTVVAVAEASPADEAGVALGAFITSINGVEYTADIHFDEVFALNTAGITVGLHTIYADKTIQLNAGATTYFDEYHLVKQANASQAQKDFFKAWSKQEF from the coding sequence ATGAAGTACACTATTTTTCACACACAACCCCACCAACGCTATATTACCATTGAAGCCACGCTTGAAAATGTTGAGCAAGACATTTTAGAAATTCAACTGCCTTCGTGGAGGCCCGGTAGATATGAATTGGGCAATTTTGCCAAAAACGTACGCAAGTTTACCGTGCTTGACAGTAATGGAAACGAACTTCCGTTTTTTAAAGTAACCAAAGATTTATGGCAGGTTCAAACACTTGGAAACCGTGCTATAACCATCAGCTACCAATATTTTGCAGCCGTATTGGATGCAGGCTCAACATACACCGATGAGAGTATGTTATACGTGAATCCCGTTAACTGTTTGGTGTATGAAACTACCAGTATGGATGAGCCCTGCGAGTTAAAGTTGGATATTCCTGATAATTTCATTATTGCCTGTGCCTTGCCTTCGGAGGGAAAAACCCTGAAGGCACAAAACTTTGATGAGTTAGCCGATTCGCCACTCATGGCATCTCCAACATTAGAGCATTACACTACTGATGTTGAAGGTGTCACCCAACACGTTTGGATTAGCGGTAAACACACGTTGGATGCACATCGTTTTGTGGAAGAAGTGGCCGCCTACACCCGTGAACAGGTTGCTGTGTTTAATCATTTCCCCTCAAACGGATACCATTACTTAATTCACTTGATGCCCAACAGCTTTAGGCATGGGGTGGAGCATTGCCACAGTACGGTAATAGCAATGGGACCGGGCACAGAGTTTCATACGCCCGAAAAACACAGAGATTTGTTGGCAATATGCTCACACGAGTTGTTCCATTTCTGGAATATCAAACGTTTGAGGCCGGCAGTAATGCTACCTTATGACTATACCAAAGAAAACTACAGTACGCTGGGTTATGTGTACGAAGGTATCACCACTTATTACGGTGATTATATGTTGTTGCGCTCAGGCGTAAACAATTTTGAAGCGTACTCAGGCGAGTTTTCAAAAGACTTGCAACGTCATTTTGACAACACAGGCCGCTATAATTATTCAGTAGCCGATTCATCGTTTGATACATGGCTGGATGGATATGTACCCGGCACACCCGGACGTAAAGTCTCTATTTATGTAGAAGGTATGTTGGCCGCGCTGATTGCTGATGTAGCAATTAGGGAAGCAACGAACAACAACGCCAACATGGATACTGTACTTAAATTGATGTATGACCGTTGTTTTATGAACGGTGCAGGATATACTGAAGAAGATTACAGGGCCGCTATTGAAGAAGTGAGCGGCTTAGACATGGAGGCTTATTTTAGGGATATTATTTGGGGTAAAGGGAATATTGAAAAACTGTTGCCGCAAACCCTTGATAAATTAGGGTTAGAATTAGTGGTTAGCCCAATTGCTGATGAGCTTGAACGCTTATACGGTATAAAAGCGGTTCGTTCAAACGGACACTTAACTGTAGTGGCTGTTGCTGAAGCTAGTCCTGCTGACGAAGCAGGGGTGGCATTGGGTGCTTTTATTACCTCTATCAATGGGGTTGAGTACACTGCCGATATTCATTTCGACGAAGTATTTGCACTAAATACCGCCGGCATCACTGTAGGGCTGCATACTATTTACGCTGATAAAACCATACAGCTTAATGCAGGAGCTACTACCTATTTTGATGAATACCATTTGGTGAAACAAGCCAACGCTTCACAAGCACAAAAAGATTTCTTTAAAGCATGGAGTAAACAAGAGTTTTAA
- a CDS encoding YkgJ family cysteine cluster protein, whose product MQITLEDFKRNSQRQKEENKAFYAQLKRRKPKNLDDSFHELHEEVFAETDCLECANCCKTTSPMFTDRDIERVAKALRMKPADFIAEYLKIDEDGDYVLLSSPCPFLDSDNYCVVYKDRPTACREYPHTNRKRMVQIMDITFQNTLICPAVLAITEKLKKVY is encoded by the coding sequence ATGCAAATCACTCTCGAAGATTTTAAACGTAACAGTCAGCGACAAAAAGAAGAAAACAAGGCATTTTATGCCCAGCTGAAACGCCGCAAGCCAAAAAACCTTGATGATAGTTTCCACGAACTGCACGAGGAAGTGTTTGCTGAAACCGACTGTTTGGAGTGCGCCAACTGTTGCAAAACAACCAGCCCCATGTTTACCGATAGGGACATTGAACGTGTTGCTAAAGCGTTGCGTATGAAACCCGCCGATTTTATTGCTGAATATTTGAAGATAGATGAAGATGGTGATTATGTTTTGTTGTCTTCTCCCTGTCCGTTTTTAGATAGTGATAATTATTGTGTGGTATATAAAGACCGCCCGACAGCTTGCCGCGAATACCCCCATACCAACCGCAAACGCATGGTGCAAATTATGGATATTACTTTCCAAAACACTTTAATTTGTCCCGCTGTGCTTGCTATTACTGAAAAACTGAAAAAAGTATATTGA
- a CDS encoding outer membrane beta-barrel protein: MYRKFLLPMMLSLVSLAAFAQKTTITKADSNKLVIETAEGKTTIDMAGLSEMFKNMGAMEFKDWDFDDMDMCTDTPPTGDSSSLQEIVVVTTIKSDSGDYVEVITKNTKGEVKKVIRVPLDLVEDMGFDFENGDFVNKGKEPKPAKRLKNFESDWFAFDIGFNGLLHKGSPSMPTSLGNLELDPWRSVHVNVGIYQQKINLYRHYVNFVYGINYDNNDYRFSNDIDFRVDSLGTGIQYASRNTEGFKRNKLTTRFLTIPLALRFNFKPGSTRGGHITVGAHAGYRLTSFFKTVREDDGKRKNKLYDDFLLNNFRYGAFVKVGYGNVTLFGNYVFTPLFREGAGPELTPFSFGLSFGGF, translated from the coding sequence ATGTATAGAAAATTCTTACTGCCAATGATGTTATCATTGGTGAGCTTGGCAGCTTTTGCCCAAAAAACAACAATAACTAAGGCCGACAGTAATAAGTTGGTAATTGAAACAGCCGAAGGTAAAACTACCATTGATATGGCCGGATTATCGGAAATGTTCAAGAATATGGGAGCGATGGAGTTTAAGGACTGGGATTTTGACGATATGGATATGTGCACGGATACTCCGCCCACAGGGGATAGCAGCTCATTGCAAGAGATTGTGGTGGTAACTACAATTAAAAGCGACTCGGGTGATTATGTTGAAGTAATTACAAAAAACACCAAAGGCGAAGTTAAAAAGGTAATCCGTGTTCCTTTAGACCTGGTAGAGGATATGGGTTTTGACTTTGAGAACGGCGATTTTGTGAACAAAGGCAAAGAGCCCAAACCTGCAAAACGCCTGAAAAACTTTGAAAGCGATTGGTTTGCGTTTGATATAGGCTTCAACGGATTGTTGCACAAGGGCAGCCCGTCTATGCCTACTTCGCTAGGCAACCTTGAACTTGACCCTTGGCGCTCAGTACACGTAAACGTAGGTATCTACCAACAAAAAATAAATCTGTACAGGCACTATGTGAACTTTGTGTACGGGATAAACTATGATAACAATGATTATCGTTTTAGCAACGATATCGACTTTAGGGTAGATTCGTTAGGAACCGGTATACAATACGCCAGCCGTAATACCGAAGGGTTTAAACGCAATAAGCTTACCACTAGGTTTTTAACCATTCCGCTGGCTTTGCGTTTCAACTTTAAACCCGGCAGCACCCGTGGAGGACACATTACCGTTGGTGCGCACGCAGGGTACAGGCTTACCAGCTTTTTCAAAACCGTACGTGAGGATGATGGCAAACGCAAAAACAAACTGTACGACGATTTCTTGCTGAACAACTTCCGCTACGGTGCGTTTGTTAAGGTAGGCTACGGAAACGTCACCTTGTTTGGTAACTACGTTTTCACCCCACTGTTCAGAGAAGGAGCAGGACCTGAGCTTACTCCCTTCTCATTCGGGTTATCGTTCGGCGGATTTTAA